A window of the Parabacteroides merdae ATCC 43184 genome harbors these coding sequences:
- a CDS encoding TlpA disulfide reductase family protein, whose protein sequence is MKTLAWLFGIFVCASSAYGQKTVTIEGDIRNMPDTVRFFCAEMKGNGMDVRPEDQEKMVNGKFKFTREADRTTKMYISLNNTGYTVWVKPGANIKITGEAPYVQNWLAESDIPIPEQVELNRFREATREENIRIHDLTAECMKLLPKIRAKDSVAKQKFASIRQTVNSIHDEIILQKELLLMLDYPITDAGLEELRDAAKSCQAGKLKDKALVVSVYSKLTDEQRQSRLGEEITSLLSISSTVQEGDKIADVELKDIKGNIHHLSDYKGKYIILDFWSRYCGPCLDAFPLLKEIAEKYKEKIVVISLSVDPEAVWKKTEVKESADNWLQLSDGLGMSGIAAHYGVHALPSFIYISPESTVLKAGQGYKFLSEDIRTFIKDK, encoded by the coding sequence ATGAAGACACTTGCATGGTTGTTTGGAATCTTTGTCTGCGCTTCTTCCGCTTACGGGCAAAAGACCGTTACGATCGAAGGAGACATACGGAATATGCCGGATACCGTCAGATTTTTTTGCGCAGAGATGAAAGGAAACGGGATGGATGTACGACCGGAAGATCAGGAAAAAATGGTGAACGGTAAATTCAAATTCACCAGGGAAGCCGACAGGACGACCAAGATGTACATATCCCTCAACAACACCGGCTACACCGTATGGGTGAAGCCCGGAGCGAACATCAAAATCACCGGAGAAGCCCCTTATGTGCAGAACTGGCTGGCGGAAAGCGACATTCCAATCCCCGAACAAGTCGAACTGAACCGCTTCCGGGAGGCTACACGGGAGGAAAACATACGCATCCACGACTTAACGGCAGAGTGTATGAAACTGCTCCCCAAGATCAGAGCGAAAGATTCGGTCGCCAAACAGAAATTTGCTTCGATCAGGCAGACGGTGAATAGCATACATGACGAGATTATCCTGCAAAAAGAGTTGCTGCTCATGCTGGACTATCCGATTACCGATGCCGGTCTGGAAGAACTGAGAGACGCTGCCAAGAGTTGCCAAGCGGGAAAGTTGAAGGATAAAGCGTTAGTCGTATCTGTCTACAGCAAGCTGACGGACGAACAAAGACAATCCCGGTTGGGGGAAGAGATAACTTCCTTGTTGTCTATCTCCTCGACAGTTCAGGAAGGAGACAAGATCGCGGATGTCGAACTGAAAGACATCAAAGGGAACATCCACCATCTTTCCGACTATAAAGGGAAATACATCATCCTTGATTTCTGGAGCCGATACTGTGGCCCTTGCCTCGATGCGTTTCCTTTACTAAAGGAAATTGCGGAAAAATATAAAGAGAAAATTGTCGTTATCAGCCTGTCTGTAGATCCAGAAGCGGTTTGGAAAAAGACAGAAGTCAAAGAATCGGCAGACAACTGGCTGCAACTGTCCGATGGACTGGGCATGAGTGGCATAGCGGCTCATTACGGGGTACATGCGCTTCCTTCGTTTATCTATATTTCACCGGAAAGCACCGTCCTGAAAGCCGGACAAGGGTATAAATTCTTGTCGGAAGATATCCGTACATTTATAAAAGACAAATAA
- a CDS encoding ABC transporter ATP-binding protein has product MIKTVALEKIFRTEEVETLALNKVSIEVKEGEFVAIMGPSGCGKSTLLNILGLLDNPTSGEYYLNGIEVSRYTEAQRTKLRKGIIGFVFQSFNLIDELNVYENIELPLLYMGVSAAERKKKVQEAMERMAIVHREKHFPQQLSGGQQQRVAIARAVVANPKLILADEPTGNLDSKNGQEVMNLLSELNKEGTTIVMVTHSQHDAGFASRTINLFDGQVVTETLI; this is encoded by the coding sequence ATGATTAAAACAGTTGCATTAGAAAAGATCTTCCGCACGGAAGAGGTAGAGACGTTGGCTCTTAATAAAGTAAGCATAGAGGTGAAGGAAGGGGAATTCGTAGCCATTATGGGCCCTTCCGGTTGTGGAAAATCAACGTTGTTGAATATCTTAGGATTGCTCGACAACCCGACCAGCGGAGAATATTACCTGAACGGGATCGAAGTATCCCGATATACGGAAGCCCAGCGGACGAAACTGCGCAAAGGGATTATCGGGTTCGTCTTCCAAAGTTTCAATCTGATCGACGAGTTGAATGTATACGAGAATATAGAACTTCCTTTGCTCTACATGGGTGTATCGGCTGCCGAGCGAAAGAAAAAGGTACAGGAAGCAATGGAACGGATGGCGATCGTGCACCGCGAAAAGCATTTCCCGCAGCAGTTGTCCGGCGGCCAGCAACAGCGTGTCGCCATTGCCCGCGCCGTAGTGGCCAACCCGAAGCTGATCCTCGCCGACGAACCGACCGGTAACCTGGACAGTAAAAACGGACAGGAAGTGATGAACCTGCTCAGCGAACTGAACAAGGAAGGGACGACGATCGTCATGGTGACGCACAGCCAGCACGATGCCGGGTTTGCCTCCCGCACCATCAACCTGTTCGACGGACAGGTGGTAACGGAGACGTTGATCTAA
- the nudC gene encoding NAD(+) diphosphatase produces MEKTNNASLYWYVFYNDQLLLQKKAEGYVIPCTDEAPVTVARSLPVEMQDGTMAMAAFTDAPLEETDVFMPMGLRASYDHIDRYSYDQAGKAYEIVYWDQHSRFCPVCGTPTELKGPIMKKCPHCGNEMFPSVSPAVLVLIRKGEEILLVHARNFRGTFHGLVAGFLETGETLEQCVEREVWEETGLTIRNITYFGNQPWPYPSNLMIGFIADYVSGEIKLQDEELSSGSFFSKDNLPEIPHKLSLARKMIDWWLGN; encoded by the coding sequence ATGGAAAAGACAAATAACGCGTCTTTGTATTGGTACGTCTTCTACAATGACCAACTTCTACTGCAAAAGAAAGCTGAAGGCTATGTAATCCCTTGTACGGACGAAGCGCCTGTGACGGTTGCCCGCTCGCTTCCGGTCGAGATGCAGGACGGGACAATGGCGATGGCGGCTTTTACCGATGCGCCCCTGGAAGAGACGGATGTTTTCATGCCTATGGGACTCCGCGCTTCCTATGATCATATCGACCGTTACTCCTATGATCAGGCGGGGAAAGCGTATGAGATTGTCTATTGGGATCAACACAGCCGGTTTTGTCCTGTCTGCGGGACGCCGACGGAACTGAAAGGGCCGATCATGAAGAAATGCCCTCATTGCGGCAATGAGATGTTCCCGTCGGTATCGCCTGCCGTACTGGTCTTGATCCGGAAAGGTGAGGAAATCCTGTTGGTGCATGCGCGTAACTTCCGGGGAACGTTTCATGGGCTTGTGGCCGGCTTCCTGGAAACGGGGGAGACGTTGGAACAATGCGTGGAACGTGAAGTGTGGGAGGAAACAGGATTGACGATCAGGAATATCACTTATTTTGGCAACCAGCCGTGGCCGTATCCGAGCAACCTGATGATCGGTTTTATAGCCGATTATGTCAGCGGGGAGATCAAATTGCAGGACGAAGAGTTGAGTTCCGGTTCCTTCTTCTCGAAAGATAACCTGCCGGAAATACCGCACAAGCTGAGCTTGGCACGGAAGATGATCGACTGGTGGTTGGGAAATTGA
- a CDS encoding S9 family peptidase produces MKPMFLCSLLCLLTMAFGAESAASQVTRADYERADTILKCSDRVYSPAIHPEWIDSSHYFWYKNHEKEGDFYYLVNAESGKKQRAADKKGLAAFFSKKQKKLAESLLKEEEKRPDRWRRREEAPVPVVSPDKKWEAYVKDNNLYLSPLWDEKEKDKPKEEIALTMDGTANLRYDGWSIIWSPDSRKLATVKVRDVQERRIPLIESSPSSQKQPILQWRDYAKPGDVLPVYLPVLFDVEARKQMALNVTPYENQFYLNLTGWREDSRAFTFEFNQRGHQRYVIGEVSAADGSIRHLVDEQTKTFIYYYNNYRYDLDDGKELLWISERDGWRHLYLIDGTSGQVKRQVTKGEWVLRQVDYVDETNRVVYFTASGFNKGEDPYNLHYCRINLDGTGFTDMTPENGNHRVTFSADRSYFTDVYSRPDLPPVSQLKRTSDVSVVAGLQRCDVSALQAEGWQMPEVFCAKGRDGQTDIWGNIYRPMHFDASKSYPVVEFIYAGPHDSHVDKDFKPAHHLVSKLVELGFIVVSIDGMGTSNRSKAFHDVCWKNLKDAGFPDRIAWMKAAGAKYKYMDLNRVGIYGWSAGGQNAMAALLFHNDFYKVAVALCGCHDNRMDKIWWNEQWMGYPIDASYSTSSNVDNAYRLKGKLLLINGELDDNVDPASTLQVVSALMKANKNFEQLYLPGKTHSLGGPFEMHKMHDFFVKNLLGQEPPEWE; encoded by the coding sequence ATGAAACCAATGTTTTTATGTTCTCTTTTGTGTCTGCTAACTATGGCATTCGGTGCGGAAAGTGCCGCTTCGCAGGTGACGCGTGCCGATTACGAGCGTGCTGACACGATCCTGAAATGCTCCGACCGGGTTTATTCTCCTGCTATCCATCCCGAATGGATAGACAGTTCACACTATTTTTGGTATAAGAATCATGAGAAGGAAGGAGATTTCTACTATCTCGTCAATGCGGAGAGTGGAAAGAAACAGCGTGCTGCGGATAAGAAAGGATTGGCGGCATTCTTCTCCAAAAAGCAAAAGAAACTGGCCGAATCCCTGCTGAAAGAGGAAGAGAAGAGGCCGGATCGCTGGCGTCGTCGCGAAGAGGCTCCGGTTCCTGTTGTCTCGCCCGATAAGAAGTGGGAAGCGTATGTGAAAGATAATAATCTCTATCTCTCGCCCCTCTGGGATGAGAAGGAGAAAGATAAACCAAAGGAAGAGATTGCCTTGACGATGGATGGCACGGCGAATCTGCGTTATGACGGTTGGTCGATCATCTGGTCGCCCGACTCCCGGAAGCTGGCAACCGTGAAAGTGCGCGACGTGCAGGAACGCCGCATTCCGCTGATCGAATCCAGCCCGTCTAGCCAGAAGCAGCCGATCCTGCAATGGCGCGACTATGCGAAGCCGGGGGATGTATTGCCTGTTTACCTGCCGGTGCTCTTCGATGTGGAGGCGCGCAAGCAAATGGCGTTGAATGTCACTCCTTATGAAAATCAGTTCTATCTGAACCTGACCGGTTGGCGCGAAGACAGCCGCGCGTTCACGTTCGAGTTCAACCAGCGCGGGCATCAGCGTTATGTCATTGGCGAAGTGAGTGCTGCCGACGGTTCTATCCGTCATTTGGTGGATGAGCAGACGAAGACTTTCATCTATTATTATAACAACTATCGGTATGATCTGGATGACGGAAAAGAATTGCTTTGGATTTCCGAACGGGACGGATGGCGTCATCTTTACCTGATAGATGGTACGAGCGGGCAGGTGAAACGACAGGTGACAAAGGGTGAATGGGTGCTCCGTCAGGTCGATTATGTGGATGAGACGAACCGGGTTGTCTATTTCACCGCTTCGGGCTTTAATAAAGGCGAAGATCCTTATAACCTGCATTACTGCCGGATTAACTTGGATGGAACAGGCTTTACCGATATGACTCCTGAGAACGGGAACCACCGTGTGACTTTCTCTGCCGACCGTTCTTATTTTACCGATGTCTATTCTCGTCCCGACCTGCCGCCTGTCAGTCAGTTGAAGCGGACTTCGGATGTGTCTGTGGTGGCCGGATTACAGAGGTGCGATGTGAGTGCGTTGCAGGCGGAAGGCTGGCAAATGCCGGAAGTGTTCTGCGCGAAAGGCCGGGACGGGCAGACGGATATTTGGGGGAACATTTATCGCCCAATGCACTTTGATGCTTCCAAATCTTATCCGGTCGTAGAGTTTATTTATGCCGGTCCGCATGATTCGCATGTGGATAAGGACTTCAAACCGGCCCATCATCTGGTCTCCAAATTGGTAGAACTCGGCTTTATCGTCGTTTCGATCGACGGTATGGGGACGTCCAACCGCTCGAAAGCTTTCCATGATGTATGTTGGAAGAACCTAAAAGATGCCGGTTTCCCGGATCGTATCGCTTGGATGAAAGCGGCAGGTGCGAAATACAAGTATATGGATTTGAATCGTGTCGGCATCTATGGCTGGTCGGCTGGAGGTCAGAATGCGATGGCTGCTTTGCTGTTCCATAACGATTTTTATAAGGTTGCAGTCGCCCTTTGCGGTTGCCATGACAACCGGATGGATAAAATCTGGTGGAACGAACAGTGGATGGGCTATCCGATCGACGCCTCTTATAGCACCTCCTCCAATGTTGACAATGCTTACCGTCTGAAAGGCAAGTTGCTCCTGATCAACGGTGAACTGGATGACAACGTCGATCCGGCTTCCACCTTGCAGGTTGTTAGTGCCTTGATGAAAGCAAACAAGAATTTCGAACAGCTTTATCTACCAGGCAAGACGCACAGCCTCGGCGGTCCGTTTGAAATGCACAAAATGCACGATTTCTTCGTCAAGAATTTGCTGGGGCAGGAACCGCCGGAGTGGGAGTAA
- a CDS encoding sialidase family protein: MNRALLFTILSGLSFSCTNYTDNISMTAEHPVLPILTMKEANPVFKIELIRHQTGDNYSLQKLEVDLHGTTDIDDIESVGLYHTDSKGMIDTNKPVLQTVSASEKVVFNTDISIDTDTFPFWVSFKLKDKVDLSHRFKASCTKIETNEGEIKVPVTASSELRAGVAVRQHKQDGVHTSRIPGLATSTKGTLLAIYDARYESPRDLQGHMDICLNRSTDGGQTWQPMQVVLDMKDWGGLPEKYNGVSDANILVDENTGDIYVAGLWMHGVLDGKTGEWVSGMTKDSTRWIHQWREKGSQPGFGVKETSQFLIAKSTDDGQTWNPPVNITEQTKRKEWWLYAPAPGHGITLQDGTLVFPTQGRDKDGHPFSNITWSKDGGKTWSASNPAFTNVTECMAVQLSDGNIMLNMRDNRNRGNKEENGRRVCITSDLGKTWTEHPTSRKALIEPTCMGSIHKHTYHKDGQNKSILLFVNPESYSERNHITLKISYDDGKTWPENKKILLDEYNGRGYSCITSVNENTIGILYESSQADMVFQQIKLEELLP; encoded by the coding sequence ATGAATAGAGCATTATTATTTACAATCCTTTCAGGTCTGTCATTCTCCTGTACGAACTATACAGACAACATATCCATGACAGCAGAACATCCGGTACTTCCCATTCTTACCATGAAGGAAGCCAACCCTGTCTTCAAAATTGAACTGATAAGACATCAAACTGGCGATAATTATTCATTACAAAAATTAGAAGTGGACCTTCATGGCACAACAGATATCGACGATATTGAAAGTGTCGGTCTTTATCATACCGATTCCAAAGGAATGATCGATACCAACAAGCCGGTTCTCCAAACAGTATCCGCATCTGAAAAAGTTGTTTTCAATACAGATATTTCAATTGATACGGACACCTTCCCTTTTTGGGTATCCTTTAAGTTAAAAGACAAAGTCGATCTCAGCCATCGCTTTAAAGCAAGCTGTACTAAGATAGAGACAAATGAAGGAGAGATAAAAGTGCCTGTAACAGCTTCATCTGAACTTCGTGCAGGAGTGGCCGTACGCCAGCACAAGCAAGACGGCGTTCACACGTCTCGTATCCCAGGGTTAGCAACATCTACAAAAGGAACATTGTTAGCAATCTATGACGCCCGCTACGAAAGTCCACGCGATTTACAAGGGCATATGGATATTTGTCTGAATCGCAGTACAGACGGAGGGCAAACCTGGCAACCTATGCAAGTAGTCCTGGACATGAAAGATTGGGGAGGATTACCTGAAAAATACAATGGAGTCAGTGATGCCAACATCCTGGTAGATGAAAACACAGGGGATATTTATGTAGCCGGCCTTTGGATGCATGGAGTATTAGATGGAAAAACAGGGGAATGGGTGTCTGGAATGACAAAAGACAGTACCCGCTGGATACACCAATGGCGTGAAAAAGGCTCTCAGCCTGGGTTTGGAGTAAAAGAGACCAGTCAGTTCCTAATTGCAAAAAGTACCGATGACGGTCAAACCTGGAATCCCCCTGTAAACATAACGGAACAAACCAAACGAAAGGAATGGTGGCTATATGCCCCTGCACCGGGACATGGGATTACACTACAAGACGGAACTCTCGTTTTTCCGACACAAGGACGAGATAAAGACGGACACCCATTTTCCAATATCACTTGGAGCAAAGACGGTGGTAAAACCTGGAGCGCCAGCAATCCGGCTTTTACAAATGTAACAGAATGTATGGCCGTACAACTATCCGACGGAAACATCATGCTAAATATGCGTGACAACCGTAACCGGGGAAACAAAGAGGAGAACGGACGGCGTGTCTGCATCACCTCTGACTTAGGGAAAACTTGGACAGAACATCCCACCTCACGAAAAGCATTAATCGAACCGACTTGTATGGGTAGCATACACAAACACACTTATCACAAAGACGGACAAAATAAATCAATCCTGCTTTTCGTCAACCCGGAATCCTATTCGGAGCGTAATCATATCACACTGAAGATTAGCTATGACGATGGAAAGACCTGGCCTGAAAACAAGAAAATCCTATTGGATGAATATAACGGACGCGGCTATTCCTGCATAACCTCTGTAAATGAAAACACAATCGGTATTTTATATGAAAGCAGTCAAGCCGATATGGTCTTTCAACAAATCAAATTGGAAGAATTACTGCCCTAA
- a CDS encoding sulfatase, whose protein sequence is MKQKTTLTAIGALLPFCIQAENDVRNVLFIAIDDLRPTLGCYGDPYAVTPNIDTFATKSFLFENTYCQQSVSGPSRASLLTGLRPDEIGVTDLNTHFREKCPYITTLPQLFKNNGYETIGIGKIYHGSTRTQDTISWTRPPIYNLSIKKEEYTLMQNRQGNKAATIEIADQPDTSFLDGKVTAEALKRLDKLSKSKQPFFLAVGYIKPHLPFSMPKKYWDIYRNKSFIRKEAEDKQPIHAPVISFHNWEELRGYTDIPKHGNLSIEKQEELCKAYYACVSFIDSQVGKLLGKLKELGLEKNTIIVIWGDNGFHLGEQHLWGKSTNFELDCKVPLLIYSPEYKDAPKRINDIVELIDIYPTLTDFCGLKPAHTLSGQSLRFLIENKVNWKNRAFSQFPRPYKAVNSYKNQTHMGYTVRTKNWRYTLWYDNATNHITDRELYCMNGNKAEKENLSGKREYVDIENELQQMIEEYKNTHNK, encoded by the coding sequence ATGAAACAAAAGACTACTTTGACAGCCATTGGGGCATTATTACCTTTTTGCATACAAGCAGAAAATGATGTTAGAAACGTGCTTTTCATAGCCATAGATGACTTGCGCCCGACATTGGGATGTTACGGTGATCCATACGCCGTAACTCCCAATATCGATACATTTGCGACTAAAAGTTTCCTCTTTGAAAACACATACTGCCAGCAATCCGTCAGTGGCCCTTCACGGGCATCCCTACTGACAGGATTGCGTCCGGATGAAATCGGAGTTACCGATCTAAACACCCATTTCAGAGAAAAATGTCCGTATATTACCACTCTGCCGCAACTTTTTAAAAATAACGGATATGAAACTATCGGTATCGGTAAAATCTATCATGGCAGTACCCGGACACAAGATACGATTTCCTGGACCCGCCCCCCCATATACAACTTATCTATTAAGAAAGAAGAATATACGTTGATGCAAAACAGACAAGGGAATAAAGCGGCAACAATTGAAATTGCCGATCAACCGGACACTTCTTTTCTGGATGGCAAAGTTACCGCAGAAGCTCTAAAGAGATTGGATAAATTATCCAAATCCAAGCAGCCTTTCTTTTTGGCAGTCGGGTATATCAAACCTCACCTGCCATTTAGTATGCCGAAAAAATACTGGGATATATACCGGAATAAATCCTTCATCCGAAAAGAGGCAGAAGATAAACAGCCAATACACGCTCCTGTTATTTCCTTCCACAATTGGGAAGAGTTGAGAGGATATACCGACATACCCAAACACGGAAACCTTTCAATAGAAAAGCAGGAAGAACTTTGTAAAGCTTATTATGCATGTGTCAGTTTTATCGACTCACAAGTCGGGAAATTATTGGGTAAGCTCAAAGAACTGGGATTGGAGAAAAATACAATCATTGTCATTTGGGGTGACAACGGCTTCCATCTCGGAGAACAGCACCTATGGGGGAAATCCACAAATTTTGAATTGGATTGCAAAGTTCCTCTACTTATATACAGCCCAGAATATAAAGATGCCCCGAAAAGAATAAACGATATTGTAGAGTTGATTGACATCTATCCGACATTGACCGATTTCTGCGGACTAAAACCTGCACATACATTATCCGGGCAATCCCTTCGTTTTCTGATAGAGAATAAAGTTAACTGGAAGAATCGTGCTTTCAGCCAATTCCCAAGGCCCTATAAAGCGGTAAATTCTTATAAAAACCAGACACACATGGGATACACTGTCCGGACTAAAAACTGGCGTTACACGCTATGGTACGACAATGCGACAAATCATATTACAGACCGAGAACTTTATTGCATGAACGGCAATAAAGCAGAAAAAGAAAATCTAAGCGGAAAAAGAGAATATGTTGACATTGAAAATGAACTACAGCAAATGATTGAAGAGTATAAAAACACTCATAATAAATAA
- a CDS encoding sialidase family protein — MKNIIVTCFFVLMQLGILVHAQTNTTTDIYLKSQDGYACFRIPAIVKSKAGTLLAFAEARKNSCSDTGNIDLVVKRSEDGGKTWSRIITVWDDGDNVCGNPSPIVDQETGRIILVSCWNLGEDHEKQIIDKTSKDSRRVYVLYSDNDGKSWSTPKEITSSVKHPDWTWYATGPCHGIQLQGKKNKGRLVVAANHMVAGTKTYHSQLIYSDDKGETWKLGGIVNEHGGNESSVVELKNGYLMLNMRNYNREESKTRSYAISKDGGETVSQMSYLPELIEPICQGSTLNYMKKGKISNNILFSNPASTDKREKMTIKLSENNGKTWPYAYQVYSGPSAYSDLTNLRNGNIGLLYEYGINNPYEKIGFIIIPFEQLKK, encoded by the coding sequence ATGAAGAATATAATAGTAACATGCTTTTTCGTTTTGATGCAATTGGGGATTTTAGTCCATGCACAAACAAATACAACAACAGACATTTACCTAAAAAGTCAGGACGGATATGCTTGCTTCCGTATTCCTGCTATCGTCAAAAGCAAAGCGGGAACCCTGCTTGCCTTTGCTGAAGCGCGAAAAAACAGTTGTTCCGATACCGGTAATATTGATTTAGTAGTGAAACGTTCCGAAGACGGAGGTAAGACTTGGAGCCGCATCATTACAGTATGGGACGATGGTGATAATGTATGTGGCAACCCGTCTCCTATCGTAGACCAAGAAACAGGTCGTATCATCTTGGTCAGTTGTTGGAATTTAGGAGAGGATCACGAAAAACAAATCATCGATAAAACAAGTAAAGACAGTCGGAGAGTATATGTTCTTTATTCCGATAACGATGGCAAAAGTTGGTCTACCCCCAAAGAAATCACATCATCTGTCAAACACCCTGATTGGACTTGGTACGCAACAGGCCCCTGTCATGGGATCCAATTACAAGGTAAAAAGAATAAAGGACGGTTAGTAGTTGCCGCCAACCATATGGTGGCAGGGACAAAGACTTATCATTCCCAACTGATTTATTCCGATGATAAAGGCGAGACTTGGAAACTAGGAGGAATTGTCAACGAACATGGAGGAAATGAAAGTAGTGTTGTGGAATTAAAAAATGGATACTTAATGCTAAACATGCGTAATTACAACCGGGAAGAAAGTAAAACCCGTTCGTATGCAATCAGTAAAGATGGTGGAGAAACTGTCTCTCAAATGTCATATCTTCCTGAACTGATCGAGCCTATTTGTCAAGGGAGCACGCTAAATTATATGAAAAAGGGAAAGATCAGCAACAACATTTTATTCTCCAATCCAGCCTCCACGGATAAAAGAGAAAAGATGACAATCAAACTGAGTGAAAATAATGGTAAAACCTGGCCCTATGCCTATCAAGTCTATTCAGGTCCAAGCGCTTATTCAGACCTGACCAATCTGAGAAACGGGAATATCGGACTGTTATATGAATATGGCATAAACAATCCGTATGAAAAAATCGGCTTTATAATAATACCATTCGAACAACTAAAAAAATAA
- a CDS encoding dihydrodipicolinate synthase family protein translates to MHPLTHTTLVGNWATLLLATNKNGEIDYKRMGDEIDILIASSPCGIYSNGTAGEFYTQNEEEFIKTSELLAEKCSAASIPFQIGVSHMSPQISLNRLQAVKSLNPGAVQVILPDWFPVTLEEAVIFLQRMEEAANGIPIVLYNPPHAKKILSPHDWMYLKQHIPSLIGIKVFDGNRNPEWYKQIREKVQGLSVFIPGHNLASGILSGAHGAYSNIACLNPFAAQKWYEQITANKDMALELEERIHLFMDKLITPFIVKEHFPNHACDRFMALVGKWADIGSHLRWPYRSIPEEYVIKVREEGYRIIPEFFNQ, encoded by the coding sequence ATGCATCCGTTAACACATACAACTCTTGTCGGCAACTGGGCAACACTTTTGCTGGCAACAAATAAAAACGGAGAAATAGATTATAAACGCATGGGAGATGAAATAGATATCTTGATAGCATCATCTCCCTGCGGAATCTATTCGAATGGGACAGCAGGAGAGTTTTATACTCAAAATGAAGAAGAATTTATAAAAACAAGCGAATTATTGGCAGAGAAATGTTCTGCTGCCAGTATTCCCTTTCAAATCGGTGTCAGCCACATGAGCCCGCAAATATCTCTAAATCGATTACAAGCTGTCAAGTCTCTAAATCCTGGCGCAGTCCAAGTAATCTTACCAGACTGGTTTCCGGTCACATTGGAAGAGGCTGTCATTTTTTTGCAAAGGATGGAAGAAGCGGCAAACGGAATTCCTATCGTCCTTTACAATCCTCCTCATGCAAAAAAGATACTTTCTCCCCATGATTGGATGTACCTAAAACAACATATACCATCTTTGATCGGCATCAAAGTTTTTGACGGAAACCGGAATCCCGAATGGTATAAACAAATCAGAGAAAAGGTACAAGGATTATCCGTTTTTATTCCAGGCCATAATCTGGCAAGCGGCATACTCTCCGGAGCTCACGGAGCGTATTCCAATATAGCTTGCCTGAATCCTTTTGCTGCTCAAAAATGGTATGAGCAAATAACAGCAAATAAGGATATGGCACTCGAATTGGAAGAGCGTATTCATCTGTTTATGGATAAACTGATAACTCCTTTTATCGTAAAAGAACATTTTCCAAACCATGCCTGTGATCGCTTCATGGCATTAGTAGGAAAATGGGCTGATATAGGTAGTCATTTGAGATGGCCTTATCGTTCGATACCGGAAGAATACGTTATTAAAGTAAGAGAAGAAGGCTATCGTATCATTCCGGAATTTTTCAATCAATAA